Proteins co-encoded in one Anguilla anguilla isolate fAngAng1 chromosome 16, fAngAng1.pri, whole genome shotgun sequence genomic window:
- the pgghg gene encoding protein-glucosylgalactosylhydroxylysine glucosidase isoform X2 gives MTSDPYIFSTDTLPSDERFLPPLANGLLGWRVFGDRMHMGGVYNGEAGECHRADLPCPLAVRLKLEEPGRHAYSLDTHTASVSATQSFYAHRHVSNMLVMEVMLVRQVTTEEPITVELQGSFTPSSDDVVFQPAPDYRGGRHIQGQTKTAEVHGDPCPSVHLIWIPVETSLTLQAGQSQSRWGFILVAGDTAQNAEAFFDRGLDLMKGGDLRSSHCQAWAELWAGSKVEITGPDAFSRAVIGCMFYLLSALPPLRDAPSQFGGISPGGLSNGRQGQDYWGHVFWDQDTWMYPSIVLFQPNLAQAVLKYRVQTVGGAKINAQMQGYKGLKFPWESAVTGTEVCPEDIYGKQEIHINGDVTMAFQHYFYLTQDLAMFKEGRGSEVIWGVAEYWVSRVTWSAEEQCYHIRGVMPPDEYYYSVDNSVYTNTVAKYSLLFAIELAILLQHPVPPEWQEVAEKIKIPFDPEANYHPEFDGYKKGGPVKQADAVLLGYPLGLPMSPEVRRNDLELYEAVTSPQGPAMTWGMFAVGWLELGDAGKAQKMLNKCFSNIQGPFQVWSEVSDGSGAVNFLTGMGGFLQAVLFGYTGFRVQKSCLTFAPLLPDDIRELHVSGVAYLGSKMDWVVRAEEVAVCVREGAAQQPPLQVVLKNSGTTIPLIPGKYVTFSREPGEVRKVDSAGSCWPL, from the exons atgacctctgacccctacATCTTCTCCACTGATACGCTGCCCTCTGATGAGCGATTTCTGCCTCCACTGGCCAATGGGCTTCTGGGCTGGAGGGTGTTTGGTGACAGAATGCACATGGGCGGGGTCTATAATGGGGAGGCAGGGGAATGTCACCGGGCCGACCTGCCGTGCCCATTGGCAGTGAGGCTGAAATTGGAGGAGCCAGGTAGACACGCCTACAGCCTGGACACCCATACAG CCAGCGTGAGCGCCACCCAATCATTCTACGCCCACCGCCACGTCTCCAACATGTTGGTGATGGAAGTGATGCTGGTGCGTCAGGTGACCACAGAGGAGCCAATCACGGTAGAGCTGCAGGGCTCCTTCACGCCCAGCAGCGATGATGTCGTATTCCAACCCGCCCCAGACTACAGGGGTGGGAG GCACATCCAGGGGCAGACCAAAACGGCGGAGGTCCACGGGGACCCGTGCCCCAGCGTGCACCTGATCTGGATCCCCGTGGAGACGTCGCTGACGCTGCAGGCGGGCCAGAGCCAGTCGCGCTGGGGCTTCATCCTGGTGGCGGGCGACACGGCGCAGAACGCCGAGGCCTTTTTCGACCGCGGCCTGGACCTGATGAAGGGCGGGGACCTCCGCTCCTCTCACTGCCAGGCGTGGGCGGAGCTGTGGGCCGGCAGCAAGGTGGAGATCACCGGCCCCGACGCCTTCAGCCgcgccgtgattggctgcatgTTCTACCTCCTCAGCGCCCTACCGCCCCTGCGCGACGCCCCTTCCCAGTTCGGGGGCATCAGTCCTGGGGGGCTGTCCAATGGGAGGCAGGGGCAGGACTACTGGGGCCATGTGTTCTGGGACCAG GACACCTGGATGTATCCCAGCATCGTCCTCTTCCAGCCTAATCTTGCACAGGCTGTGCTGAAATACAGGGTGCAGACAGTAGGGGGCGCCAAAATCAATGCACAGATGCAAGGCTACAAG GGGCTGAAGTTCCCTTGGGAGAGTGCTGTGACTGGAACAGAGGTGTGCCCTGAGGACATATATGGAAAGCAGGAAATCCATATCAACGGGGATGTTACCATGGCCTTCCAGCACTACTTCTATCTCACACAG GACTTGGCCATGTTCAAAGAAGGGCGTGGCAGCGAGGTGATATGGGGCGTGGCAGAATATTGGGTCTCCCGGGTTACATGGAGCGCTGAGGAGCAGTGTTACCACATCAGAG GGGTTATGCCTCCGGATGAGTACTACTACAGTGTTGACAACTCCGTCTACACCAACACTGTGGCCAAATACAG cctccttTTCGCCATCGAGTTGGCTATCCTCCTCCAACATCCAGTGCCCCCGGAGTGGCAGGAGGTAGCAGAAAAAATCAAAATCCCCTTCGACCCCGAGGCCAACTACCACCCCGAGTTTGACGGTTACAAGAAAG gtggtCCCGTGAAGCAGGCGGACGCCGTGTTGCTAGGTTACCCTCTGGGGCTTCCCATGAGCCCAGAGGTCCGCCGGAATGATCTGGAACTGTACGAGGCTGTGACTAGCCCTCAAGGGCCGGCCATGACATGG GGCATGTTTGCTGTGGGATGGCTGGAACTGGGGGATGCTGGGAAAGCTCAGAAGATGCTCAACAAGTGCTTCAGCAACATCCAGGGTCCCTTCCAg GTGTGGAGCGAGGTGTCAGATGGCTCAGGTGCGGTAAACTTCCTGACCGGAATGGGAGGCTtcctgcaggctgtgctgtttgGGTACACGGGCTTCAG GGTGCAGAAGAGCTGTTTGACCtttgcccccctcctccctgatGACATCAGAGAGCTGCACGTGAGCGGCGTGGCCTACCTGGGCAGTAAGATGGACTGGGTGGTGAGGGCGGAGGAGGTGgccgtgtgtgtgagggagggggcagcTCAGCAGCCCCCCCTGCAGGTCGTGCTGAAGAACTCGGGAACCACAATTCCCCTGATACCAG gaaAATATGTGACCTTTTCTCGTGAGCCGGGAGAAGTACGGAAAGTGGACTCTGCCGGTTCCTGTTGGCCCTTGtaa
- the pgghg gene encoding protein-glucosylgalactosylhydroxylysine glucosidase isoform X1 produces the protein MTSDPYIFSTDTLPSDERFLPPLANGLLGWRVFGDRMHMGGVYNGEAGECHRADLPCPLAVRLKLEEPGRHAYSLDTHTGIFSHTVSTASVSATQSFYAHRHVSNMLVMEVMLVRQVTTEEPITVELQGSFTPSSDDVVFQPAPDYRGGRHIQGQTKTAEVHGDPCPSVHLIWIPVETSLTLQAGQSQSRWGFILVAGDTAQNAEAFFDRGLDLMKGGDLRSSHCQAWAELWAGSKVEITGPDAFSRAVIGCMFYLLSALPPLRDAPSQFGGISPGGLSNGRQGQDYWGHVFWDQDTWMYPSIVLFQPNLAQAVLKYRVQTVGGAKINAQMQGYKGLKFPWESAVTGTEVCPEDIYGKQEIHINGDVTMAFQHYFYLTQDLAMFKEGRGSEVIWGVAEYWVSRVTWSAEEQCYHIRGVMPPDEYYYSVDNSVYTNTVAKYSLLFAIELAILLQHPVPPEWQEVAEKIKIPFDPEANYHPEFDGYKKGGPVKQADAVLLGYPLGLPMSPEVRRNDLELYEAVTSPQGPAMTWGMFAVGWLELGDAGKAQKMLNKCFSNIQGPFQVWSEVSDGSGAVNFLTGMGGFLQAVLFGYTGFRVQKSCLTFAPLLPDDIRELHVSGVAYLGSKMDWVVRAEEVAVCVREGAAQQPPLQVVLKNSGTTIPLIPGKYVTFSREPGEVRKVDSAGSCWPL, from the exons atgacctctgacccctacATCTTCTCCACTGATACGCTGCCCTCTGATGAGCGATTTCTGCCTCCACTGGCCAATGGGCTTCTGGGCTGGAGGGTGTTTGGTGACAGAATGCACATGGGCGGGGTCTATAATGGGGAGGCAGGGGAATGTCACCGGGCCGACCTGCCGTGCCCATTGGCAGTGAGGCTGAAATTGGAGGAGCCAGGTAGACACGCCTACAGCCTGGACACCCATACAG GTATATTCAGCCACACAGTGTCTACAGCCAGCGTGAGCGCCACCCAATCATTCTACGCCCACCGCCACGTCTCCAACATGTTGGTGATGGAAGTGATGCTGGTGCGTCAGGTGACCACAGAGGAGCCAATCACGGTAGAGCTGCAGGGCTCCTTCACGCCCAGCAGCGATGATGTCGTATTCCAACCCGCCCCAGACTACAGGGGTGGGAG GCACATCCAGGGGCAGACCAAAACGGCGGAGGTCCACGGGGACCCGTGCCCCAGCGTGCACCTGATCTGGATCCCCGTGGAGACGTCGCTGACGCTGCAGGCGGGCCAGAGCCAGTCGCGCTGGGGCTTCATCCTGGTGGCGGGCGACACGGCGCAGAACGCCGAGGCCTTTTTCGACCGCGGCCTGGACCTGATGAAGGGCGGGGACCTCCGCTCCTCTCACTGCCAGGCGTGGGCGGAGCTGTGGGCCGGCAGCAAGGTGGAGATCACCGGCCCCGACGCCTTCAGCCgcgccgtgattggctgcatgTTCTACCTCCTCAGCGCCCTACCGCCCCTGCGCGACGCCCCTTCCCAGTTCGGGGGCATCAGTCCTGGGGGGCTGTCCAATGGGAGGCAGGGGCAGGACTACTGGGGCCATGTGTTCTGGGACCAG GACACCTGGATGTATCCCAGCATCGTCCTCTTCCAGCCTAATCTTGCACAGGCTGTGCTGAAATACAGGGTGCAGACAGTAGGGGGCGCCAAAATCAATGCACAGATGCAAGGCTACAAG GGGCTGAAGTTCCCTTGGGAGAGTGCTGTGACTGGAACAGAGGTGTGCCCTGAGGACATATATGGAAAGCAGGAAATCCATATCAACGGGGATGTTACCATGGCCTTCCAGCACTACTTCTATCTCACACAG GACTTGGCCATGTTCAAAGAAGGGCGTGGCAGCGAGGTGATATGGGGCGTGGCAGAATATTGGGTCTCCCGGGTTACATGGAGCGCTGAGGAGCAGTGTTACCACATCAGAG GGGTTATGCCTCCGGATGAGTACTACTACAGTGTTGACAACTCCGTCTACACCAACACTGTGGCCAAATACAG cctccttTTCGCCATCGAGTTGGCTATCCTCCTCCAACATCCAGTGCCCCCGGAGTGGCAGGAGGTAGCAGAAAAAATCAAAATCCCCTTCGACCCCGAGGCCAACTACCACCCCGAGTTTGACGGTTACAAGAAAG gtggtCCCGTGAAGCAGGCGGACGCCGTGTTGCTAGGTTACCCTCTGGGGCTTCCCATGAGCCCAGAGGTCCGCCGGAATGATCTGGAACTGTACGAGGCTGTGACTAGCCCTCAAGGGCCGGCCATGACATGG GGCATGTTTGCTGTGGGATGGCTGGAACTGGGGGATGCTGGGAAAGCTCAGAAGATGCTCAACAAGTGCTTCAGCAACATCCAGGGTCCCTTCCAg GTGTGGAGCGAGGTGTCAGATGGCTCAGGTGCGGTAAACTTCCTGACCGGAATGGGAGGCTtcctgcaggctgtgctgtttgGGTACACGGGCTTCAG GGTGCAGAAGAGCTGTTTGACCtttgcccccctcctccctgatGACATCAGAGAGCTGCACGTGAGCGGCGTGGCCTACCTGGGCAGTAAGATGGACTGGGTGGTGAGGGCGGAGGAGGTGgccgtgtgtgtgagggagggggcagcTCAGCAGCCCCCCCTGCAGGTCGTGCTGAAGAACTCGGGAACCACAATTCCCCTGATACCAG gaaAATATGTGACCTTTTCTCGTGAGCCGGGAGAAGTACGGAAAGTGGACTCTGCCGGTTCCTGTTGGCCCTTGtaa